One region of Candidatus Eisenbacteria bacterium genomic DNA includes:
- a CDS encoding (Fe-S)-binding protein, producing the protein MTKLEDLARRTSATLCLGCGKCTGVCPLSELRESYSPRRLVARALNDREPEATELVRQCLTCGACEELCPEGVAFVDFVRGAREATAVEERASCPHHEILQQATRLMAQGKSREDRLSWLTPDLKVAKKGKVLLFVGCAPLFDTVFSGLGVETVEIARSAIRLLNRIGIEPVVRSDEVCCGHDLFWSGDREGFLRLAERNAAMIRESGAETVVTACAECARTLTKDYPGAAPGFAAEVKHITSFLMDRIEELGLYELSDDSFSGQTVTFQDPCRLGRHLGMTEPPRTMLGAVPGLRIVEMERSGRAARCCGTSGFQHCDAESREMQTRRLEEAAATGAETLVTACPKCLIHFTCALREDASRPRFEGGAAPRRAIRITDITTLVSSALAGRTRPVATQGEGR; encoded by the coding sequence ATGACGAAGCTCGAAGACCTCGCCAGGCGAACGTCGGCCACGCTCTGCCTCGGCTGCGGCAAGTGCACCGGCGTCTGTCCCCTGTCGGAGCTCCGCGAGTCCTACTCCCCCCGCCGCCTGGTGGCGCGGGCGCTCAACGATCGGGAGCCGGAGGCGACCGAGCTGGTGCGCCAATGCCTCACGTGCGGCGCCTGCGAGGAACTCTGCCCCGAAGGGGTCGCCTTCGTGGACTTCGTGCGGGGCGCGCGGGAGGCGACCGCCGTCGAGGAACGCGCCTCCTGCCCGCACCACGAAATCCTCCAACAGGCGACTCGCTTGATGGCTCAAGGGAAATCGCGGGAGGATCGTCTCTCCTGGCTGACGCCGGACCTGAAGGTCGCGAAGAAGGGGAAGGTGCTCCTCTTCGTCGGTTGCGCCCCCCTCTTCGACACCGTCTTCTCCGGGCTCGGCGTGGAGACGGTGGAGATCGCCCGCTCGGCGATTCGCCTCTTGAACCGCATCGGCATCGAGCCGGTGGTGCGAAGCGACGAGGTCTGCTGCGGCCACGACCTCTTCTGGTCCGGCGACCGCGAGGGGTTCCTCCGGCTGGCGGAGAGGAACGCCGCGATGATCCGGGAGAGCGGCGCCGAGACGGTGGTCACCGCCTGCGCCGAGTGCGCCCGCACGCTCACGAAGGACTACCCGGGCGCCGCGCCCGGCTTCGCGGCGGAGGTGAAACACATCACCTCTTTTCTCATGGATCGAATCGAGGAGCTCGGCCTCTATGAGCTAAGCGACGACTCGTTTTCGGGACAAACCGTCACCTTCCAGGATCCCTGTCGGCTGGGGAGGCACCTCGGAATGACGGAACCGCCCCGGACCATGCTCGGCGCCGTCCCGGGGCTGCGGATCGTCGAGATGGAGAGGAGCGGGCGGGCGGCGCGCTGCTGCGGCACCTCCGGCTTCCAGCATTGCGACGCCGAATCGCGGGAGATGCAGACCCGGCGGCTCGAAGAGGCGGCGGCGACCGGCGCGGAGACGCTCGTCACCGCCTGCCCGAAATGCCTCATCCACTTCACCTGCGCGCTGCGGGAGGACGCGTCCCGCCCCCGATTCGAGGGCGGCGCCGCTCCCCGGCGGGCGATCCGAATCACGGACATCACCACTTTGGTCTCATCGGCGCTGGCGGGCCGCACCCGGCCGGTCGCGACGCAAGGAGAAGGACGATGA